In a single window of the Nodularia spumigena CCY9414 genome:
- a CDS encoding BsuBI/PstI family type II restriction endonuclease, with protein MPDNLNSPDSILALQKIVEAHGKMPDVVVHFVEKNWLVLIEATTSHGPINPKRRNELKAIFGNSTAGLVFVTAFDRRSDMARYIQDLRKIMEKRTTKDTKDTKLRRFQRVLA; from the coding sequence ATGCCGGATAACCTCAATTCACCTGATTCTATCCTAGCCCTGCAAAAAATAGTTGAAGCACACGGAAAGATGCCTGATGTTGTGGTTCACTTTGTAGAGAAGAATTGGCTGGTACTGATTGAAGCAACTACCAGTCATGGTCCGATAAATCCTAAACGCCGCAATGAACTAAAAGCCATATTTGGAAATTCCACGGCAGGACTTGTATTCGTCACCGCTTTTGATCGTCGCAGTGACATGGCAAGATATATTCAGGACTTACGCAAAATTATGGAAAAACGAACCACGAAGGACACGAAGGACACGAAGTTAAGAAGGTTTCAGAGAGTTCTTGCGTAA
- a CDS encoding BsuBI/PstI family type II restriction endonuclease: MSWETEVWVAEAPTHIIHFNCERFLGPY, encoded by the coding sequence ATTTCTTGGGAGACAGAAGTTTGGGTAGCAGAAGCACCAACTCATATAATTCACTTCAACTGTGAACGATTTCTAGGGCCATACTAA
- a CDS encoding FAD-binding oxidoreductase codes for MAKALETLINSLAGIEIITEPTQVAKLSQDYHTFSPVLVPKLEGKVGDIVVRPANEDEVIKVAAACVQCKIPVTVRGAGTGNYGQCVPLHGGVILDMSKMQGIPWVKPGVARVEAGVKLAAIDKKAREIGWEIRMAPSTYRTATIGGFIAGGSGGIGSIQYGLLGDRGNILALRVVTLEDEPRAIELRGDDVHKVTHAWGINGIITEAEIPLGPAYPWAEVIVTFEDFMAAAKFGQALGNADGMIKKLIAVFASPISQYFHPLQQYIPEGSHSVLLMLAEPSLQLLPGLVQQYGGQITYQKPVAEKSINLGEFTWNHTTLHARTVDTSITYLQSMFPADASLELIEHMYHYFGDEVMMHLEFFRVNGRVIPGALQLVRYSTEERLNEIIRYHEAKGVSIANPHTYIIEDGGRKVIDPEQLKFKEMVDPYGLMNPGKSKVLEFEIPN; via the coding sequence ATGGCGAAAGCATTAGAGACTCTGATTAACTCTCTCGCAGGCATAGAAATTATAACTGAACCCACTCAGGTGGCTAAATTATCCCAGGATTATCATACCTTTAGCCCGGTTCTAGTACCTAAGCTGGAGGGGAAAGTGGGGGATATTGTGGTGCGTCCTGCTAACGAGGATGAAGTAATCAAGGTTGCGGCGGCTTGTGTACAATGCAAAATACCTGTGACTGTAAGGGGTGCGGGTACTGGTAATTATGGGCAGTGTGTGCCTTTACATGGCGGCGTAATTTTAGATATGTCGAAGATGCAGGGGATACCTTGGGTAAAGCCAGGGGTGGCGCGGGTAGAAGCTGGGGTGAAGTTGGCAGCTATCGATAAAAAAGCGAGAGAAATCGGGTGGGAAATCCGTATGGCTCCTTCTACATACCGCACAGCGACAATTGGGGGATTTATTGCTGGTGGAAGTGGTGGTATTGGGTCAATACAATATGGGTTATTAGGCGATCGCGGTAATATTTTAGCCCTGCGAGTGGTAACTTTAGAAGATGAACCCCGTGCGATCGAATTACGTGGCGACGATGTACATAAAGTTACTCATGCTTGGGGAATTAATGGCATTATCACTGAAGCCGAAATTCCTTTAGGGCCTGCTTACCCTTGGGCAGAAGTTATTGTCACTTTTGAAGATTTTATGGCAGCAGCCAAGTTTGGGCAAGCCCTTGGTAATGCTGACGGCATGATTAAAAAACTGATTGCGGTATTCGCATCGCCTATTTCCCAATACTTTCATCCTCTGCAACAGTATATTCCTGAAGGTAGTCACTCAGTCTTGTTAATGCTGGCTGAACCCAGTTTACAGTTATTACCGGGTTTAGTGCAGCAATACGGTGGACAGATTACATATCAAAAACCAGTTGCAGAAAAAAGTATCAATTTGGGAGAATTTACTTGGAACCACACCACGCTTCACGCTCGGACTGTAGATACTTCAATTACTTATTTGCAAAGTATGTTTCCGGCTGATGCTAGTTTAGAACTGATAGAGCATATGTATCATTATTTTGGTGATGAAGTGATGATGCATTTAGAATTTTTTCGCGTCAATGGTCGGGTAATTCCTGGTGCTTTACAACTTGTGCGTTACAGCACAGAAGAACGCCTGAATGAAATTATTCGCTATCACGAAGCTAAGGGTGTATCTATTGCTAATCCCCACACATATATTATTGAAGATGGGGGTAGAAAAGTTATTGACCCTGAGCAGTTAAAGTTTAAAGAGATGGTTGACCCTTATGGGTTAATGAATCCTGGTAAGAGTAAGGTTTTAGAATTTGAAATTCCCAATTAA